A single Antechinus flavipes isolate AdamAnt ecotype Samford, QLD, Australia chromosome 5, AdamAnt_v2, whole genome shotgun sequence DNA region contains:
- the MYF5 gene encoding myogenic factor 5, with product MEMMESCQFSPSEFFYDSSCIPSPEGDFGDEFESRMISFGAHKTDLQGSDEEEHVRAPTGHHQAGHCLMWACKACKRKSTTMDRRKAATMRERRRLKKVNQAFETLKRCTTANPNQRLPKVEILRNAIRYIESLQELLREQVENYYTLPGQSCSEPTSPTSNCSDGMAECNSPVWSRRNSSFDSVYCPDMTNVSSNDKNSTLSSLDCLSSIVDRISSSDQPVLTLQDPVSLSSIASTDSQPETPGAPNSRLIYHVL from the exons ATGGAAATGATGGAGAGCTGCCAGTTCTCCCCATCCGAATTTTTCTACGACAGCTCCTGCATCCCTTCTCCAGAAGGGGACTTCGGGGATGAGTTTGAGTCCAGAATGATTTCTTTCGGAGCTCACAAAACAGACCTCCAAGGCTCGGACGAAGAGGAGCATGTGCGAGCCCCGACGGGTCACCACCAAGCGGGCCATTGCCTCATGTGGGCTTGCAAAGCCTGCAAGAGGAAGTCTACCACCATGGACAGAAGGAAGGCAGCCACCATGCGGGAAAGGCGGAGGCTGAAGAAGGTGAACCAGGCTTTTGAGACACTTAAGAGGTGTACTACGGCCAATCCTAACCAGAGACTCCCCAAAGTAGAGATCCTCAGGAATGCTATCAGATACATCGAGAGCCTCCAAGAACTGCTGAGGGAACAGGTCGAAAACTACTATACTCTACCCGGGCAGAGCTGTTCTGAACCTACCAGCCCCACTTCCAACTGCTCGGATGGGATG GCTGAATGCAACAGCCCCGTGTGGTCCAGAAGAAACAGCAGTTTTGACAGTGTCTACTGCCCTGATATGACAAATG tttcctccaacGACAAAAATTCCACATTATCCAGCTTGGACTGCTTATCCAGCATAGTGGATCGGATCTCATCATCTGACCAACCTGTGTTGACTCTTCAAgaccctgtttctctctcttcaatTGCCAGCACTGACTCTCAGCCAGAAACACCAGGGGCCCCTAATTCCAGGCTCATCTATCATGTGCTATGA